From a single Anaerolineales bacterium genomic region:
- a CDS encoding S-layer homology domain-containing protein encodes MKTHLRFLTMIFLAFTLAFSAIGVQSTPAQASSHIIYVKANAAGADNGSNWSNAYRYLQDALAAATSGDQIWVAEGLYHPDKGAGVANDDPEISFVLKDGVEMYGGFAGTETLLSQRNVNANPTILSGDIDENDVNTDGNHIAETAADIAGSNSYHVVRADATVTSSSILDGFIITAGHADGNIFGYIHGGGLFNWSGSPTLRNLTFSGNSASLDNFGSGGGMYNYNAPDPIQITNVLFTGNKAHDGGGMANGLAITIVTDSTFINNTASNLGGGMTGATSGDILTNVSFINNTSTGGGGVYASGDPTFTNVTFTGNTSSAGGGLYHSNGSPVLTNVTFNGNTASAGGGLHAANSSNPTLANATFTNNTADTYGGGLYANSSSNVTLIHVTFSGNSAGTNGGGLRANNSTITLKNTIIADSVSGGDCTLSASGVIGAGSTNNLIEDTGSSACNLTHGVDSNIIGLDPKLGPLADNGGFTLTHALLIGSPAIDAGDDAICAAVPVNHESQNGVARPGSTHCDIGAYEKPLTFTDVPFNHSAWQYIEAIYNAGITGGCTTTPLNYCPNNTVTRAQMAIFLLRGIHGSSYTPPAVGDGTGFNDVPTTHSAAAWIKQLAAEGITGGCGNGNYCPSQAVTRAQMAIFLLRAKYGDDYVPPAVGGSSGFNDVPAGSSTAPWIKQLAAEGITGGCGGGNYCPNNPVTRAQMAIFLQRTFNLPLP; translated from the coding sequence ATGAAAACCCATCTTCGCTTCCTGACCATGATATTTCTTGCATTTACGCTGGCGTTCAGCGCCATCGGCGTTCAGTCCACTCCGGCGCAAGCCAGCAGTCACATCATCTATGTGAAGGCAAACGCAGCCGGCGCGGATAACGGCAGCAACTGGAGCAATGCCTACCGCTACCTGCAGGACGCCCTCGCCGCCGCGACAAGCGGAGACCAGATCTGGGTGGCTGAAGGTCTTTACCACCCCGACAAAGGCGCCGGGGTCGCGAACGATGACCCCGAAATTTCATTCGTCCTGAAGGATGGCGTGGAAATGTACGGCGGCTTTGCAGGGACCGAAACTCTATTAAGCCAACGCAATGTCAATGCCAACCCGACGATCCTGAGCGGTGATATCGATGAGAACGATGTCAATACTGACGGTAATCATATCGCTGAAACCGCGGCGGACATTGCGGGCAGCAATTCCTACCATGTCGTGCGCGCTGACGCCACCGTCACCTCCTCGTCCATCCTGGATGGTTTCATCATCACCGCCGGACATGCGGATGGAAACATCTTCGGATACATTCACGGCGGCGGGTTGTTCAATTGGAGTGGCAGCCCGACACTGCGCAACTTGACTTTCAGCGGGAACAGCGCAAGCCTGGATAATTTCGGGAGCGGCGGCGGGATGTACAATTACAATGCGCCCGATCCCATTCAAATCACCAATGTACTCTTCACCGGAAACAAAGCCCACGATGGCGGCGGGATGGCAAACGGCTTAGCCATCACGATCGTGACGGATTCAACGTTCATCAATAACACCGCTTCAAACCTGGGCGGCGGAATGACAGGCGCCACAAGCGGAGACATCTTGACAAACGTCTCCTTTATCAATAATACCTCGACAGGCGGCGGCGGGGTATATGCATCCGGCGACCCAACATTTACAAACGTTACGTTCACCGGGAATACTTCCAGTGCAGGGGGAGGGCTTTACCACTCCAACGGCAGCCCGGTGCTTACAAACGTCACATTCAATGGCAATACTGCATCCGCGGGCGGCGGATTGCATGCTGCCAACTCCAGCAACCCAACCCTGGCAAATGCGACCTTCACAAACAACACGGCAGATACATATGGCGGCGGTCTTTATGCCAACAGCAGCAGCAATGTCACGCTGATCCATGTCACCTTCAGCGGCAACAGTGCGGGGACGAACGGCGGCGGGCTTCGCGCCAACAACAGCACGATCACCCTGAAGAACACTATCATCGCCGACAGCGTCAGCGGCGGGGACTGCACCCTAAGCGCCAGCGGCGTGATCGGCGCAGGATCCACCAACAACCTGATCGAAGACACCGGATCAAGTGCCTGCAATCTGACACACGGTGTGGACAGCAATATCATCGGTTTGGACCCGAAACTCGGTCCGCTGGCGGATAATGGCGGCTTCACCCTGACCCATGCCCTGCTGATCGGCTCGCCCGCCATTGATGCAGGGGATGACGCAATCTGTGCCGCTGTGCCAGTCAATCATGAGTCTCAGAACGGAGTCGCACGTCCCGGCAGTACGCATTGCGACATTGGGGCGTATGAAAAACCACTAACCTTCACTGATGTGCCTTTCAATCACTCCGCCTGGCAGTACATTGAAGCCATCTACAATGCCGGCATCACCGGCGGATGCACCACCACTCCGCTCAACTACTGCCCCAACAACACCGTCACCCGTGCACAAATGGCGATCTTCCTGCTGAGAGGCATCCACGGCTCATCCTATACCCCACCCGCTGTGGGCGACGGCACCGGCTTCAATGACGTCCCCACCACCCATTCCGCGGCGGCATGGATCAAGCAGTTGGCGGCGGAAGGCATCACCGGCGGCTGTGGGAATGGCAACTACTGTCCCAGCCAGGCGGTCACCCGCGCCCAGATGGCGATCTTCCTGTTGAGAGCCAAGTATGGGGATGACTACGTTCCGCCTGCCGTGGGAGGCTCATCCGGTTTCAATGATGTGCCTGCAGGGAGCTCGACCGCGCCGTGGATCAAGCAGTTGGCGGCGGAAGGCATCACCGGCGGCTGTGGCGGCGGCAATTACTGCCCCAATAACCCGGTCACCCGCGCCCAGATGGCGATCTTCCTGCAACGCACCTTCAATCTGCCGCTGCCATAG
- a CDS encoding S-layer homology domain-containing protein, translating to MKHQLVRFFTIFSLLTLLFGAVPAAPAGAEAHAVPLAASGDSLWAKSVGGTDFEYPAGIAADSNGNAYVTGSFRETADFDPGAGSVELTSAGQEDIFLLKMDGNGNYAWAKRIGSTGIDGAASIAADASNNIYVTGVFSGTVDFDPGAGAANLTSAGLRDIFVAKYDSDGNYIWAKRMGGGTNDSGLGLTVDAGGNVYTTGNYQGTADFDPGAGTANLTSVGNNNDVFVSKLDSNGNFVWAKSMGGTESDQGRGIAVSASGNVYTIGNFEGTADFDPGAGTANLTSAGADDVFISKLDNSGNFVWAKRIGGTDYEEGTAIAIDADENIYTTGKYELTVDFDPGAGTFNLTSAGGGGDIFISKLDSGGNFVWAKSTGGTDFERGESIVLDANNNVYVTGVFSGTVDFDPGAGTFNLTGPGGEVFISILDQNGDFITARRMGGASYDWGTAITLDAQDNILVTGGFYETADFDPELTSAGDADVFIVKLEKVVIPSFADVPLEHSAWQYIEAIYNAGITGGCTTTPLNYCPNNTVTRAQMAIFLLRGIHGSSYTPPAVGDGTGFNDVPTTHSAAAWIKQLAAEGITGGCGGGNYCPNNPVTRAQMAIFLLRAKYGDDYVPPAVGGSSGFNDVPAASSTAPWIKQLAAEGITGGCGNGNYCPNNPVTRAQMAIFLQRTFNLPLP from the coding sequence ATGAAACACCAATTGGTTCGATTTTTTACGATCTTCAGCCTGTTGACCCTGCTGTTCGGAGCCGTACCAGCCGCCCCCGCAGGCGCGGAGGCGCACGCCGTCCCGCTCGCAGCCAGCGGCGATTCCCTTTGGGCAAAGAGCGTTGGAGGCACCGATTTTGAGTATCCAGCCGGCATCGCAGCCGACTCGAACGGCAATGCATATGTGACCGGGTCATTCAGAGAAACCGCCGATTTCGACCCCGGTGCGGGCAGTGTGGAACTGACCAGCGCCGGGCAAGAAGACATCTTTTTACTAAAAATGGACGGCAACGGCAACTACGCCTGGGCAAAGAGAATCGGCAGTACCGGAATTGATGGTGCAGCGAGTATCGCCGCAGATGCAAGCAATAATATTTATGTTACAGGAGTATTTTCAGGCACGGTGGACTTTGACCCCGGCGCCGGCGCCGCCAACCTGACCAGCGCCGGGCTGCGCGACATATTTGTTGCAAAGTATGACTCCGACGGCAATTATATTTGGGCAAAACGCATGGGCGGCGGCACCAACGACTCGGGACTTGGACTAACGGTCGATGCCGGCGGGAATGTGTACACAACAGGAAACTATCAAGGCACCGCTGACTTCGACCCCGGCGCGGGCACCGCCAACCTGACCAGCGTCGGGAATAATAACGATGTCTTTGTTTCCAAGCTGGACAGCAACGGCAATTTCGTGTGGGCGAAAAGCATGGGAGGGACGGAGAGTGATCAAGGGCGAGGTATCGCGGTGAGCGCGAGCGGGAATGTGTACACGATCGGTAATTTTGAGGGTACGGCTGATTTCGACCCGGGCGCCGGCACCGCCAACCTGACCAGCGCCGGAGCTGATGATGTATTCATCTCAAAACTGGACAACAGCGGTAATTTCGTCTGGGCAAAACGCATCGGCGGCACCGATTACGAGGAAGGCACCGCCATCGCCATCGACGCGGATGAGAATATTTACACCACCGGCAAATATGAATTGACCGTGGATTTCGACCCCGGCGCGGGCACGTTCAACCTGACCAGCGCCGGAGGCGGCGGTGATATCTTCATCTCCAAGCTCGACAGCGGCGGCAATTTCGTGTGGGCGAAGAGCACGGGCGGGACAGATTTCGAGCGCGGAGAAAGCATCGTCCTTGACGCAAACAATAATGTGTATGTGACCGGCGTTTTTTCGGGCACGGTCGATTTTGACCCGGGAGCCGGTACGTTCAACCTGACCGGACCCGGCGGCGAGGTCTTCATCTCCATACTCGACCAAAACGGAGATTTCATTACAGCCAGACGCATGGGAGGCGCATCGTACGACTGGGGAACTGCCATCACCCTGGATGCGCAGGATAACATCCTTGTCACAGGTGGTTTCTACGAAACCGCCGACTTCGACCCCGAACTGACCAGCGCCGGAGACGCGGATGTGTTCATCGTGAAGTTGGAGAAGGTGGTCATTCCATCCTTCGCCGACGTGCCTCTCGAACACTCCGCCTGGCAGTACATCGAAGCCATCTACAATGCCGGCATCACCGGCGGATGCACCACCACTCCGCTCAACTACTGCCCCAACAACACCGTCACCCGTGCCCAGATGGCGATCTTCCTGCTGAGAGGCATCCACGGCTCGTCCTACACCCCGCCCGCTGTGGGCGACGGCACCGGCTTCAATGACGTCCCCACCACCCATTCCGCGGCGGCATGGATCAAGCAGTTGGCGGCGGAAGGCATCACCGGCGGCTGCGGCGGCGGCAATTACTGCCCCAATAACCCGGTCACCCGCGCCCAGATGGCGATCTTCCTGTTGAGAGCCAAGTATGGGGATGACTACGTCCCGCCTGCCGTCGGAGGCTCATCCGGTTTCAACGATGTGCCTGCTGCAAGCTCAACTGCGCCGTGGATCAAGCAGTTGGCGGCGGAAGGCATCACCGGCGGCTGTGGGAATGGCAATTACTGCCCCAATAACCCGGTCACCCGCGCCCAGATGGCGATCTTCCTGCAACGCACCTTCAATCTGCCGCTGCCGTAA
- a CDS encoding CSLREA domain-containing protein: MKIYTSTLALFALALTLALTVALIAPVPPAYALTFTVNTLDDQNDGTCNAAHCSLREAVLAANSAPSNDTVVFSVSGTILLGAALPGIPQDSALTIDGGDKITIDGGSRVRVLSNSGDLTLRSLTVTNGAVVDDFGGGVFNEGTLTIENSAFSDNTASAVNASAGGGAIYNGGSLTINAGYFNSNKAVSTGSGTAEGGAIYSAGEFTEVSIQTGTTFKNNQAAHHGGAIFNALGYLTVKDSLFDGNRSAQGGGGGIYDRNGAGVTLIHTTLEGNSAEFGGGIFSSAYRTDVRHSTFRNNSARSTDGGGIYTHSSSVLNISNSVLAHNAAKNGGGVFALGIANLTNTTLFGNSATVSGGGVHAHSELNIQNTTITDSASGGDCTLGNGGRMREISSNNLIAGTGSDACGLMHGVDGNLIGLEPGSATFSSSPAHLP, encoded by the coding sequence ATGAAAATTTACACCAGCACTCTTGCCCTTTTCGCCCTTGCGCTGACCCTGGCACTGACCGTCGCTTTGATCGCCCCGGTCCCGCCAGCCTACGCGCTTACCTTCACCGTCAATACGCTGGACGACCAGAATGACGGCACATGCAATGCGGCACACTGCTCCCTGCGCGAAGCCGTTCTCGCGGCAAATTCAGCGCCATCGAACGACACGGTCGTCTTCAGCGTCAGCGGCACGATCCTGCTTGGCGCCGCCCTGCCCGGCATTCCCCAAGACAGCGCCCTGACGATCGACGGCGGGGACAAGATCACCATCGACGGCGGTTCGAGGGTGCGGGTGCTTTCAAATTCCGGCGACCTGACCCTGCGCAGCCTGACCGTTACCAACGGAGCGGTGGTTGACGATTTCGGCGGCGGCGTGTTCAACGAGGGGACCCTGACCATCGAGAACAGCGCCTTTTCCGACAACACCGCCTCGGCTGTGAACGCCTCCGCCGGCGGCGGCGCGATCTACAACGGCGGCTCCCTGACCATCAACGCCGGATATTTCAATTCCAACAAGGCGGTCAGCACGGGGAGCGGTACCGCGGAGGGCGGCGCCATCTACAGCGCCGGAGAGTTTACCGAAGTATCGATCCAGACCGGCACAACCTTCAAAAACAACCAAGCCGCCCATCACGGAGGCGCCATTTTCAACGCACTCGGATACCTGACCGTGAAGGACAGCCTGTTTGACGGCAACCGTTCAGCCCAGGGCGGGGGCGGCGGGATCTATGACCGGAACGGCGCAGGCGTGACCTTGATCCATACCACCCTGGAAGGAAATTCCGCGGAATTTGGCGGCGGCATTTTCAGCAGCGCCTACCGCACGGATGTCCGGCACAGCACGTTCAGGAACAATTCGGCACGCAGCACGGACGGCGGCGGGATCTACACCCACAGCAGCAGCGTGTTGAATATTTCCAACAGTGTTCTGGCACATAATGCCGCCAAAAACGGAGGAGGCGTGTTTGCGCTCGGCATTGCCAACCTGACCAATACGACCCTGTTTGGGAACAGCGCCACGGTCAGCGGCGGCGGGGTGCATGCGCACAGTGAATTGAACATCCAAAACACCACCATCACAGACAGCGCCAGCGGCGGGGACTGCACGCTCGGCAACGGCGGCAGAATGCGCGAAATTTCATCGAACAACCTGATCGCAGGTACGGGGAGCGATGCCTGCGGGCTGATGCACGGCGTGGACGGCAATCTCATCGGTCTGGAGCCGGGATCGGCAACGTTCTCCAGTTCCCCCGCCCATTTGCCGTAA
- a CDS encoding tetratricopeptide repeat protein, with protein sequence MPPKLRLTLLGEVSIQKGKKAVDGLPSRAAEALFLYLACSRRPVAREKLAELLWADRSSAQGLTNLRTILTSLRRELDDHLVITREALAFNTKSELWLDVDEFERQLGELGLPDHASLPRDEAAASKLRSALDLYRGDFLEGFHLRDGQGFEEWVILQRERLKRLAREGFRLLSRYHLENGFFSEGVESAARWLRLDPYDEEACRTQMWTFLRTGQRSAALQCYQSLKHRLSQDLGISPSPATTELFRRIQELDFPPAVKLPAFSSGFLGRAKEIEELSRLLAASATRVVTVAGPGGIGKTRLAVEAARSLAERKPGQFLHGVHFVPLAALDTPSEIPARISEVIGLVFHGTDSLQKQLFDFLKEREVLLVLDNLEHLFDDAGGAIALLVELLRQAPGVRVLVTSRERLNLYDEVVFDVSGLEVPSGDSSAPQESSAVALFLQSAQRVKRDFSLAGRDQESVAHICRMVGGMPLAIELASAWTRQYSCGQIAAQIEKDLDFLASPYQDLAAGHRSLRAVFERSWSLLSPEEQAAFMRLSIFRGGFTLEAAQAVIGQGGAGLLISGLADQSLVQQQPDGRCDIHPMLLGYASEKLSASSADFETVAAAHTSYYLTFLTQLGDGESPDQRAAIRPERANIRASWERAIDAGLLQPLEHTAGILHSFFSVQSWFQEGIDLFQHALVRIAEQHGGNADGLLCDLLGRKARMHTQIGQLENARADLQRALTYLETMDDPARRSRVLDSLAITSYYAGDYPQAMELANESLQLSERENNLDGVAFSLNFLGSCAKAQGNFEQCRTYFERAVETYRAMQDEIGAAMVLNNLGNLLQAQTDFAGAQEYYLQSSEIFKAQDHVHGAATTLANAGKLAGRQGDYELAGKLLQESLALKRQINDQRGEAVALAGLGDVSLFTDMLDDAKDHFLNAIKLAQKVGDVQLALDILAALTALTAKQGRTELARDLSSFVLKHDGTAEEARQRVAGLKDGLELGENGAGKWDQEMLEDVVNAVMAEYR encoded by the coding sequence ATGCCGCCAAAACTACGACTAACGCTGCTGGGTGAGGTCTCGATTCAAAAAGGGAAAAAGGCGGTCGATGGACTTCCATCGCGGGCGGCGGAAGCCCTTTTTTTGTATCTTGCGTGTAGTCGTCGCCCTGTGGCGCGTGAAAAGCTGGCGGAACTGCTCTGGGCAGACCGTTCCTCCGCCCAGGGCTTGACCAATCTCCGCACCATCCTCACGTCCCTGCGCCGCGAATTGGATGACCACCTCGTCATCACGCGCGAAGCGCTTGCCTTCAACACCAAAAGCGAGCTCTGGCTGGACGTGGACGAGTTCGAAAGGCAGTTGGGGGAGTTGGGTCTGCCCGACCATGCCAGCCTTCCGCGGGATGAAGCTGCCGCATCGAAACTCCGCTCGGCATTGGACCTGTATCGGGGGGATTTTTTGGAGGGTTTCCACCTGCGGGATGGACAAGGCTTCGAGGAATGGGTCATCCTCCAGCGCGAACGTCTGAAGCGTCTCGCCCGCGAGGGATTCCGTCTTCTCTCCCGCTATCATCTTGAAAACGGATTTTTCTCCGAAGGCGTCGAATCCGCCGCCCGCTGGCTGCGCCTCGACCCGTACGATGAGGAGGCGTGCCGCACCCAAATGTGGACCTTCCTCCGCACCGGTCAACGCAGCGCCGCCCTGCAGTGTTACCAGAGTTTGAAGCACAGATTGTCGCAGGACTTGGGCATTTCCCCGTCCCCCGCCACAACGGAATTATTCCGCCGCATTCAAGAGCTGGATTTTCCCCCCGCCGTAAAACTACCGGCTTTTTCAAGCGGATTTTTAGGTCGCGCCAAAGAGATCGAGGAACTCAGCCGCCTGCTTGCCGCATCTGCGACGCGCGTTGTGACCGTTGCCGGTCCGGGCGGGATCGGAAAAACGCGCCTGGCGGTGGAGGCGGCGCGCTCGCTTGCGGAACGCAAACCCGGTCAGTTCCTGCATGGGGTTCACTTCGTGCCGCTGGCAGCCTTGGATACGCCTTCCGAGATCCCCGCCCGTATCTCGGAAGTGATCGGGTTGGTGTTTCACGGAACGGACTCCCTGCAAAAGCAGTTGTTCGATTTTTTGAAGGAACGCGAAGTTTTGCTCGTGCTGGATAACCTCGAGCACCTGTTCGACGATGCGGGCGGCGCCATCGCCCTGCTGGTCGAACTTCTGCGGCAGGCTCCCGGCGTCAGAGTTTTGGTCACCTCGCGCGAGCGTCTCAACTTATACGATGAGGTCGTGTTCGACGTCTCCGGCTTGGAAGTTCCTTCGGGAGATTCATCCGCGCCGCAGGAATCCAGCGCGGTCGCTTTGTTCTTGCAGAGCGCACAGCGGGTAAAGCGCGATTTTTCCCTCGCCGGCAGGGATCAAGAATCGGTTGCGCACATCTGCCGCATGGTGGGCGGCATGCCGCTGGCGATCGAACTCGCCTCCGCATGGACGCGCCAGTATTCCTGCGGCCAGATCGCCGCGCAGATCGAAAAAGACCTGGATTTCCTCGCAAGCCCGTATCAGGACCTTGCCGCGGGGCATCGCAGTTTGCGGGCGGTGTTCGAGCGTTCGTGGTCGCTGCTTTCACCGGAAGAGCAGGCGGCGTTTATGCGCCTCTCCATTTTCCGCGGCGGGTTCACGCTCGAGGCGGCGCAGGCGGTCATCGGACAGGGCGGCGCGGGGCTTCTCATCTCCGGGCTGGCGGATCAATCCCTTGTCCAGCAGCAGCCCGATGGACGCTGTGACATTCATCCCATGCTTTTGGGATACGCCTCCGAAAAATTATCCGCCTCCTCCGCCGACTTTGAAACTGTCGCCGCTGCGCATACCTCCTACTACCTGACGTTTTTGACCCAACTCGGCGACGGCGAATCGCCGGACCAGCGCGCCGCCATCCGCCCGGAGCGCGCCAACATCCGTGCTTCGTGGGAGCGCGCCATTGATGCGGGTCTGCTGCAGCCGTTGGAACATACCGCCGGCATCCTGCATTCCTTTTTCAGCGTGCAAAGCTGGTTCCAGGAAGGCATTGACCTGTTCCAGCACGCCTTGGTTCGGATCGCTGAACAGCATGGCGGTAACGCGGACGGCTTGTTATGCGACCTGTTGGGGCGCAAGGCGCGCATGCACACCCAGATCGGGCAGTTGGAAAACGCGCGCGCCGACCTCCAGCGGGCGTTGACCTATCTTGAAACGATGGACGACCCCGCTCGCCGCTCGCGCGTGCTGGACTCGCTTGCCATTACCAGCTATTACGCGGGCGATTATCCGCAGGCAATGGAACTTGCGAATGAGAGCTTGCAGTTATCCGAAAGGGAAAACAATCTTGACGGCGTGGCATTCTCGCTCAACTTTCTTGGCAGTTGCGCCAAGGCGCAGGGGAACTTTGAGCAGTGCCGCACGTATTTTGAGCGCGCCGTCGAAACATACCGGGCGATGCAGGATGAGATCGGCGCGGCAATGGTCTTGAACAATCTCGGCAACCTGCTGCAGGCGCAGACTGATTTTGCGGGCGCGCAGGAGTATTATCTGCAAAGCAGTGAGATATTCAAGGCGCAGGACCATGTGCATGGCGCGGCGACAACGCTTGCGAATGCGGGCAAGCTCGCCGGCAGGCAGGGAGATTACGAACTTGCCGGGAAGTTACTGCAGGAAAGCCTCGCCTTGAAACGCCAGATCAACGACCAGCGCGGCGAAGCGGTCGCTTTGGCGGGCTTGGGGGATGTTTCATTGTTCACCGATATGCTGGACGACGCGAAAGACCATTTCCTTAACGCGATCAAGCTTGCTCAAAAGGTCGGTGATGTTCAGTTGGCGCTGGACATCCTGGCAGCGTTAACGGCGCTGACCGCCAAACAGGGGCGGACGGAACTTGCCCGCGATCTGTCCTCTTTTGTGTTGAAGCACGATGGAACCGCCGAGGAAGCCCGTCAGCGTGTGGCGGGTCTGAAGGACGGTTTAGAATTGGGCGAAAATGGAGCGGGGAAGTGGGATCAGGAAATGCTCGAAGACGTGGTGAATGCGGTGATGGCGGAGTATCGCTAA
- a CDS encoding LysE family translocator has translation MSEDLSTFIRAFIIGISIAAPVGPIGVLCIRRTLANGKLAGFLSGMGAASADMVYGAIAAFGLTAITSLLVEHAIWLRLIGGGFLLYLGIKTFLEKPAGHAAQAEKSGKFGMFLSTFLLTITNPMTILAFAAIFAGTMLGEKVNSPLVMVAGVFAGSAAWWLALSLGVGTMRGRLTNIHMTWINRISGGIITAFGVIALTGLF, from the coding sequence ATGTCAGAAGATCTCTCCACCTTCATCCGCGCTTTCATTATTGGAATTTCCATTGCCGCGCCGGTTGGACCGATCGGCGTTCTATGCATCCGCCGCACGCTGGCAAACGGGAAACTGGCTGGTTTCCTTTCCGGCATGGGCGCCGCCAGCGCGGACATGGTCTACGGCGCGATCGCGGCATTCGGTCTCACCGCCATTACGAGCCTGCTGGTGGAGCATGCCATCTGGCTGCGATTGATCGGCGGCGGGTTCCTGCTTTATCTGGGGATCAAAACGTTCCTTGAAAAGCCCGCCGGGCACGCCGCACAGGCGGAAAAAAGCGGAAAATTCGGCATGTTCCTTTCCACCTTTCTGCTGACCATCACCAACCCGATGACCATCCTCGCCTTTGCTGCGATCTTCGCAGGGACGATGCTGGGGGAAAAGGTCAATTCCCCGCTGGTGATGGTGGCAGGTGTGTTCGCGGGGTCGGCAGCCTGGTGGCTGGCGCTCAGCCTCGGGGTTGGGACGATGCGCGGCAGATTAACGAACATCCACATGACATGGATCAACCGCATTTCAGGCGGGATCATTACCGCATTTGGGGTGATCGCGCTTACCGGACTATTTTAG
- the secF gene encoding protein translocase subunit SecF, protein MIDILSKRYYYFIFSLLVIVPGLIFLAIDGLPLSIDFTGGSLFEIKFEGGTNPGTETILRVYEEAGIDDAQITTTEGGSLQIRSSFLDNEVRDEILTALQAESGAGIEIISFDSVGPSIGAQVASRAALAVGVAALAVIVYISLAFRKVENAFRYGICAIIAMVHDVAVVFSIAGIGARYFGWQMDALFLTALLTVIGFSVQDKVVVFDRIRENSNLLRRLEYETLVNHSIVQTLQRSINTQLMTVEFLLLALALFGGVTLQEFAVILLVGLLSGTYSSIFVAAPILVLWEKREWTSWFGRGAAA, encoded by the coding sequence ATGATTGACATTCTCAGCAAAAGATACTACTACTTCATCTTCTCGCTTCTGGTCATCGTGCCGGGGCTGATCTTCCTCGCCATCGACGGGCTCCCGCTCTCCATTGATTTCACCGGCGGCAGTCTGTTCGAGATCAAGTTCGAGGGCGGCACAAACCCGGGTACGGAAACCATTCTCAGGGTCTATGAAGAGGCGGGCATCGACGACGCGCAGATCACCACCACCGAAGGCGGTTCACTGCAGATCCGCTCCTCCTTTTTGGACAACGAAGTGCGCGACGAAATTCTGACTGCCCTGCAGGCAGAATCGGGCGCCGGCATCGAGATCATCAGTTTCGACAGCGTCGGTCCGAGCATCGGCGCGCAGGTCGCATCCCGCGCCGCCCTGGCGGTCGGCGTGGCGGCGCTCGCCGTGATCGTGTACATCTCACTGGCGTTCCGCAAGGTGGAGAACGCCTTCCGCTATGGCATTTGCGCCATCATCGCGATGGTGCACGATGTGGCGGTGGTGTTCAGCATTGCCGGCATCGGCGCGCGCTATTTCGGCTGGCAGATGGATGCGCTCTTCCTGACCGCCCTGTTGACCGTGATCGGTTTTTCGGTGCAGGACAAGGTGGTGGTGTTCGACCGCATCCGCGAAAACTCGAACCTGCTCCGCCGGCTGGAATATGAAACGCTCGTCAACCACTCCATCGTGCAGACGCTGCAGCGCTCGATCAACACCCAGTTGATGACCGTGGAATTCCTCCTGCTGGCTTTGGCGCTCTTCGGCGGTGTGACGCTTCAGGAATTCGCCGTGATCCTGCTCGTCGGTCTATTGAGCGGGACCTACTCCTCGATCTTTGTGGCGGCTCCCATCCTCGTGCTGTGGGAAAAACGCGAGTGGACGAGCTGGTTCGGACGCGGCGCAGCGGCATAA